One genomic window of Streptomyces sp. NBC_01498 includes the following:
- a CDS encoding enhanced serine sensitivity protein SseB yields the protein MNTAWPGNELEEVLAASVGVGGAGGRLVEVLGRSQIWVPLPNGGGPDSRSLDLPTLEIEGAPYVPVFSSEQQFLQCVGAHMSFTVAPAREFARGLPPQLGIAVNPGGAVGAPLPPPAVAELCRVGRTPLDGPANGGRVRLFEPDWQQDPVDFLTAAAEEFEAAGVVLTARRALASIEGEPPVLFVGVQVSSWEGAGSGAPMDALGRALGRVRAGWPVNLVLLDAVTDPVATWMLERVRPFYQRTAVPPG from the coding sequence GTGAACACAGCATGGCCGGGCAACGAGCTGGAGGAGGTGCTCGCCGCCTCGGTCGGGGTCGGCGGGGCCGGCGGGCGGCTGGTCGAGGTGCTCGGGCGCAGCCAGATCTGGGTGCCCCTGCCCAACGGCGGCGGGCCCGACAGCCGGAGCCTCGATCTGCCCACCCTGGAGATCGAGGGCGCCCCCTATGTCCCCGTCTTCAGCTCCGAGCAGCAGTTCCTCCAGTGCGTCGGGGCCCATATGTCCTTCACCGTCGCCCCGGCCCGCGAGTTCGCGCGCGGGCTGCCGCCGCAGCTCGGCATCGCCGTGAACCCCGGCGGTGCCGTCGGCGCCCCGCTGCCGCCGCCCGCCGTCGCCGAGCTGTGCCGGGTGGGCCGTACGCCGCTCGACGGGCCCGCGAACGGCGGCCGGGTACGGCTCTTCGAGCCCGACTGGCAGCAGGACCCCGTGGACTTCCTGACGGCGGCGGCCGAGGAGTTCGAGGCGGCCGGTGTCGTTCTCACCGCCCGCCGCGCTCTCGCCAGCATCGAGGGCGAGCCCCCCGTACTCTTCGTCGGCGTCCAGGTCTCCTCCTGGGAGGGCGCCGGGAGCGGCGCGCCCATGGACGCGCTCGGCCGGGCGCTCGGCCGGGTCCGGGCGGGCTGGCCGGTCAATCTCGTCCTGCTGGACGCCGTGACGGACCCGGTCGCCACCTGGATGCTGGAGCGGGTGCGGCCCTTCTACCAGCGGACGGCCGTTCCGCCGGGGTGA
- a CDS encoding ABC transporter permease has product MTAPIETTKSAAEVQPEAVLTGAKQSQIEGRSLGRIAWTRFKRDKVAVAGGIVVILLVLLAILAKPIQDIFGLDPNELHQDLVDPQLLAPKGAWGGMSWDHPLGVEPGLGRDLLARIIEGSWVSLLVAAGATLLSVVIGVVLGVVAGFYGGWVDAFVSRLMDTFLAFPLLLFAISISAALQDGAFGLSGLPLRIGVLIFVIGFFNWPYMGRIVRAQTMSLRKREFVDASRSLGARGPFILFRELLPNLVAPILVYSTLLIPTNILFEAGLSFLGVGIAPPQASWGGMLTTAADLYTVDLHYMLVPGMAIFITVLAFNLLGDGLRDALDPRSK; this is encoded by the coding sequence GTGACCGCACCGATCGAGACCACCAAGTCGGCTGCCGAAGTGCAGCCGGAGGCAGTGCTCACGGGCGCCAAGCAGAGCCAGATCGAAGGCCGCTCACTCGGCCGAATAGCCTGGACGCGCTTCAAGCGCGACAAGGTCGCCGTGGCGGGCGGCATCGTTGTCATCCTGCTGGTCCTGCTGGCGATCCTGGCCAAGCCCATCCAGGACATCTTCGGTCTCGACCCCAACGAACTGCACCAGGACCTCGTCGATCCGCAGCTCCTCGCCCCCAAGGGCGCCTGGGGCGGGATGAGCTGGGACCACCCCCTCGGCGTGGAGCCCGGTCTCGGCCGTGACCTGCTCGCCCGGATCATCGAGGGCTCCTGGGTCTCGCTGCTCGTCGCCGCCGGAGCGACGCTTCTCTCCGTGGTCATCGGCGTGGTCCTCGGCGTCGTCGCCGGTTTCTACGGCGGCTGGGTCGACGCCTTCGTGAGCCGGCTGATGGACACCTTCCTCGCCTTCCCGCTGCTGCTCTTCGCGATCTCCATCTCCGCGGCACTCCAGGACGGCGCGTTCGGGCTGAGCGGGCTGCCCCTGCGGATCGGGGTGCTGATCTTCGTGATCGGCTTCTTCAACTGGCCCTACATGGGCCGGATCGTGCGGGCCCAGACCATGAGCCTGCGCAAGCGCGAGTTCGTCGACGCGTCGCGGAGCCTGGGAGCGAGGGGACCTTTCATCCTCTTCCGGGAGCTCCTGCCGAACCTCGTGGCGCCGATCCTCGTCTACTCGACGCTGCTGATCCCCACCAACATCCTCTTCGAGGCCGGTCTGAGCTTCCTCGGCGTGGGCATCGCCCCGCCGCAGGCGTCCTGGGGCGGCATGCTCACCACCGCCGCCGACCTCTACACGGTCGACCTGCACTACATGCTCGTGCCCGGCATGGCGATCTTCATCACCGTGCTGGCCTTCAACCTGCTGGGCGACGGGCTGCGTGACGCACTCGATCCCCGCAGCAAGTAA
- a CDS encoding AAA family ATPase has product MTLQRSRAGAFATTAGVPAQSAVVPRRAPALVVPVIRDLRERGRRGPRRLTFAEGDLVVVSGLPGSGKSTLIGRTAAGRGIDSQDTRDRWARRLPARLPYAVYRPLVRLAHYAGLRRALRSGASVVVHDCGTQAWVRRWLAREARRRGRRLHLLLLDVPPTTARAGQRERGRGVSGYAFARHRRAISHLVTHAESDRLPRGCTSAILLDRTSAGTLTGIDFPGN; this is encoded by the coding sequence ATGACGTTGCAGCGGTCCCGTGCAGGCGCGTTCGCGACGACGGCGGGGGTGCCGGCCCAGTCGGCGGTGGTCCCCCGCAGGGCGCCGGCGCTGGTGGTGCCGGTCATCAGGGACCTCCGTGAACGGGGGCGGCGGGGGCCCCGGCGCCTGACGTTCGCCGAGGGCGACCTGGTCGTCGTCTCCGGACTGCCGGGCAGCGGGAAGTCGACGCTGATCGGCCGGACCGCGGCCGGACGGGGCATCGACTCGCAGGACACCCGCGACCGCTGGGCGCGGCGGCTGCCGGCGCGACTGCCGTACGCCGTCTACCGGCCGCTCGTACGCCTCGCGCACTACGCCGGGCTGCGGCGCGCGCTGCGCTCCGGCGCGAGCGTGGTGGTGCACGACTGCGGCACCCAGGCGTGGGTACGGCGCTGGCTGGCGCGCGAGGCACGGCGGCGCGGCAGACGGCTGCACCTGCTGCTGCTGGACGTGCCCCCGACGACGGCCCGCGCGGGCCAGCGCGAACGGGGCCGGGGAGTCTCCGGTTACGCCTTCGCCCGCCACCGCCGCGCGATCTCCCACCTGGTCACCCACGCGGAATCGGACCGCCTCCCACGCGGCTGCACCTCCGCGATCCTCCTGGACCGCACCTCGGCGGGCACCCTGACGGGGATCGACTTCCCGGGGAACTGA
- the gcvT gene encoding glycine cleavage system aminomethyltransferase GcvT — MSNSSHTPAPEAAGPDAPRLTALDAVHRSLGATMTDFAGWDMPLRYASEREEHLAVRTKAGLFDLSHMGEITVTGTQAAEALDYALVGNIGTLAVGRARYTMICQEDGGILDDLIVYRLDASESPEFLVVANASNAQVVLDELTGRAADFDVVVRDDRDAYALLAIQGPESAGVLSSLTDADLDGLKYYAGLPGVVAGVPALIARTGYTGEDGFELFVEPRYAEGLWQALMTAGEPVGLVPAGLSCRDTLRTEAGMPLYGQELTTGLTPFDAGLGRVVKFEKEGYFVGRTALEAAAERAATAPPRTLVGLVARGRRVPRSGYPVVSGGQVVGHVTSGTPSPTLGLPIAMAYVEAPYAAAGTAGVGVDIRGTVEPYDVVALPFYKRRK; from the coding sequence ATGAGCAATTCGTCTCACACCCCCGCCCCCGAAGCGGCCGGTCCCGACGCCCCGCGCCTCACCGCGCTCGACGCCGTGCACCGCTCGCTGGGCGCCACGATGACCGACTTCGCCGGCTGGGACATGCCGCTGCGGTACGCCAGTGAGCGCGAGGAGCACCTCGCCGTCCGTACGAAGGCCGGGCTGTTCGACCTCTCCCACATGGGCGAGATCACCGTCACCGGCACCCAGGCCGCCGAGGCCCTGGACTACGCGCTGGTCGGCAACATCGGCACCCTCGCCGTGGGCCGCGCCCGCTACACCATGATCTGCCAGGAGGACGGCGGCATCCTGGACGACCTGATCGTGTACCGGCTGGACGCGAGCGAGTCCCCCGAGTTCCTGGTCGTCGCGAACGCCTCCAACGCGCAGGTGGTGCTGGACGAGCTGACCGGCCGCGCCGCCGACTTCGACGTGGTGGTGCGGGACGACCGTGACGCGTACGCGCTGCTCGCGATCCAGGGCCCCGAGTCGGCCGGTGTCCTCTCCTCGCTCACCGACGCCGATCTGGACGGGCTCAAGTACTACGCCGGGCTGCCCGGTGTCGTCGCCGGGGTGCCCGCGCTGATCGCCCGTACCGGCTACACGGGTGAGGACGGCTTCGAGCTGTTCGTGGAGCCCCGGTACGCGGAAGGGCTGTGGCAGGCCCTGATGACCGCGGGGGAGCCCGTCGGGCTCGTGCCGGCCGGGCTGTCGTGCCGCGACACCCTGCGGACGGAGGCCGGGATGCCGCTGTACGGGCAGGAGCTGACGACCGGTCTCACGCCCTTCGACGCGGGTCTGGGCCGGGTCGTGAAGTTCGAGAAGGAGGGCTACTTCGTGGGCCGTACGGCGCTGGAGGCCGCCGCCGAGCGCGCCGCGACCGCGCCCCCGCGCACGCTCGTCGGCCTGGTGGCCCGGGGCCGCCGGGTGCCGCGCTCCGGCTACCCGGTCGTGTCCGGCGGTCAGGTGGTGGGCCATGTCACCTCGGGCACGCCGTCACCGACACTGGGCCTCCCGATCGCCATGGCGTACGTGGAGGCCCCGTACGCGGCGGCGGGCACGGCCGGTGTCGGGGTGGACATCCGGGGCACGGTCGAGCCGTACGACGTCGTCGCCCTGCCCTTCTACAAGCGCCGGAAGTAA
- a CDS encoding glycoside hydrolase domain-containing protein, with translation MPKHRLSKKGRYIAFSVSGIVVVAGSGIAAQTSMATTAWPAQKTYTGRAFDACTAPSLTAMKAWKKDAHYGGVAVYIGGKNRGCAQPNLTKPWVNSVNILGWRIIPLYVGAQPPCQKSLNKERFTAATAASVGAANANDAVTKASALGMKAGSAIYLNMESYDIADKACNDATLAYVRSFTKTLRAKTYRAGLYGFSSSSAKAIATAKDRTDLPGNLWYALWNGQETTTKDWPWDPKLYTNHSRGHQYKANSKETRGGHTINVDRNAWDAPVAIIG, from the coding sequence ATGCCGAAGCATCGGCTGTCCAAAAAGGGCCGCTACATCGCCTTTTCGGTGAGCGGTATCGTCGTCGTGGCCGGCTCCGGGATCGCGGCGCAGACCTCGATGGCCACCACGGCGTGGCCCGCACAGAAGACTTACACCGGGCGAGCTTTCGACGCTTGCACGGCTCCCTCGCTCACCGCGATGAAGGCGTGGAAGAAGGACGCGCACTACGGCGGCGTCGCCGTCTACATCGGCGGTAAGAACCGGGGCTGCGCCCAGCCAAATCTCACCAAGCCCTGGGTGAATTCGGTCAACATCCTCGGTTGGCGGATCATCCCTCTGTATGTCGGCGCACAGCCGCCCTGCCAGAAAAGCCTCAACAAGGAGAGATTCACCGCGGCCACTGCAGCCTCGGTGGGCGCCGCCAATGCCAACGACGCGGTCACCAAGGCGTCGGCGCTCGGCATGAAGGCTGGCAGCGCGATCTACCTCAACATGGAGTCCTACGACATCGCCGACAAGGCATGTAACGACGCCACCCTCGCCTACGTGCGGTCGTTCACCAAGACCCTGCGCGCCAAGACCTACCGCGCGGGCCTCTACGGCTTCAGCAGCTCCAGCGCAAAAGCAATCGCCACCGCCAAGGACCGCACGGACCTGCCAGGCAACCTGTGGTACGCCCTGTGGAACGGCCAGGAGACCACCACCAAGGACTGGCCCTGGGACCCGAAGCTGTACACCAACCACAGCCGCGGCCACCAGTACAAGGCCAACAGCAAGGAAACTCGCGGCGGCCACACCATCAACGTCGACCGCAACGCCTGGGACGCACCAGTCGCCATCATCGGCTGA
- a CDS encoding enhanced serine sensitivity protein SseB C-terminal domain-containing protein, whose protein sequence is MSASGTAATGQVEHMLRQVTPGRFDAYEALLQALADGPSGQVWMLLWHGRPGSPDAQYGNMEVDGLGYAPCVTSAQELSVSGWNRAHEVVTGLDVARALYPERWGIWLNPHAAGGGVGIPWTDLRRIATGLDRMPAGPLRLSEPAVEIPQFYALLTQNAHRTHAVRSLRRAWVHPALGAPYLAIGLDLYDTSPGSVDAVRAMMQQSIGAVPEGLPVSTVAMSDEYDPVTMWLRANTRPFYDREAHGAPSPASGYGYPPTAPPAY, encoded by the coding sequence GTGAGCGCGTCAGGCACCGCGGCGACGGGGCAGGTCGAGCACATGCTGCGCCAGGTGACGCCAGGGCGCTTCGACGCCTACGAGGCACTGCTCCAGGCACTCGCCGACGGCCCGTCGGGCCAGGTGTGGATGCTGCTCTGGCACGGCCGGCCGGGCTCCCCCGACGCGCAGTACGGGAACATGGAGGTCGACGGTCTCGGCTACGCGCCCTGCGTCACCTCCGCCCAGGAGCTGTCCGTCAGTGGCTGGAACCGCGCGCACGAGGTCGTCACCGGCCTCGACGTCGCCCGCGCCCTCTACCCCGAACGCTGGGGGATCTGGCTGAACCCGCACGCGGCGGGCGGCGGCGTCGGCATCCCCTGGACCGACCTGCGCCGCATCGCCACCGGCCTCGACCGGATGCCCGCCGGACCGCTGCGGCTGTCCGAACCGGCCGTCGAGATCCCGCAGTTCTACGCCCTGCTCACGCAGAACGCGCACCGCACCCACGCCGTGCGGTCGCTGCGCCGTGCCTGGGTCCATCCCGCGCTGGGCGCGCCGTACCTCGCCATCGGTCTGGATCTGTACGACACCAGTCCGGGCTCGGTCGACGCCGTCCGCGCGATGATGCAGCAGTCGATCGGCGCGGTCCCCGAGGGCCTGCCGGTCTCGACCGTCGCGATGTCCGACGAGTACGACCCGGTCACGATGTGGCTGCGGGCGAACACCCGGCCGTTCTACGACCGGGAGGCCCACGGGGCCCCGTCGCCCGCGTCCGGTTACGGCTACCCGCCGACCGCTCCGCCGGCCTACTGA
- the gcvH gene encoding glycine cleavage system protein GcvH: MSNPQQLRYSKEHEWLSTAEDGVSTVGITEFAATALGDVVYAQLPAVGDTVTAGETCGELESTKSVSDLYSPVSGEVTEANQDVVDDPSLVNSAPFEGGWLFKVRVTEEPKDLLSADEYTEFSGN; this comes from the coding sequence ATGAGCAACCCCCAGCAGCTGCGCTACAGCAAGGAGCACGAGTGGCTGTCGACCGCCGAGGACGGCGTGTCGACGGTCGGCATCACGGAGTTCGCGGCGACCGCCCTCGGCGACGTCGTGTACGCCCAGCTCCCGGCGGTCGGCGACACGGTGACCGCGGGCGAGACCTGCGGTGAGCTGGAGTCGACCAAGTCGGTCAGCGACCTGTACTCCCCGGTGTCGGGAGAGGTCACCGAGGCGAACCAGGACGTCGTGGACGACCCCTCGCTGGTGAACAGCGCACCCTTCGAGGGCGGCTGGCTGTTCAAGGTGCGTGTCACGGAGGAGCCGAAGGACCTGCTCTCCGCCGACGAGTACACCGAATTCTCCGGCAACTGA
- a CDS encoding ABC transporter substrate-binding protein: MKTKKATAVLATAIVLALSASACGGSDSKDENNDSKGGSAAADAGLTSIVNTSDKKGGTVTFEHSDVPDSLDPGNTYYGWVQNFSRLYGRTLTTFKPAAGEAGLEVVPDLAESLGEPSADAKTWTYKLRTGVKFDDGSPVTSKDVKYAIERSNFAPEALSNGPTYFKAYLEGGEAYKGPYKDKAPEGLKSIETPDDQTIVFKLNKPFADMDYLASFSQTAPVPQAKDKGAAYVQQMASSGPYKFESYEEGRGATLVRNPHWDKATDPIRPALADKITIKFKVNPTTVDQNLMSGNITVDAAGTGLQTKTQPKVLTNPKEKARTDNSYAGATSYMALSTKVKPFDNPDCRKAVQYALDKSSVQAALGGDTKGDVASTLLPPTVNGYQKFDLYQTEGNKGDVTKAKAALADCGQPNGFTTNLTARSDRPDEVQMATAIQASLKKVGINAEIKQYPSGKYFSNFAGVPSYVHEHKLGMMMMAWGADWPTGFGFLDQIVNGSAIKPSGGNNLMELNDPGVNKALQDGIAETDAAARTKAWGEVDKLVMENASVVPLVYRKNLLYRPDNATNVTVTQAYLGMYDYLLIGSTT, encoded by the coding sequence ATGAAGACCAAGAAAGCGACAGCTGTCCTGGCGACAGCCATCGTGCTGGCGCTCAGCGCGTCGGCTTGCGGCGGCTCGGACAGCAAGGACGAGAACAACGACAGCAAGGGTGGTTCGGCAGCCGCCGACGCCGGTCTGACGTCGATCGTCAACACGTCGGACAAGAAGGGGGGCACCGTCACCTTCGAACACTCGGACGTGCCGGACTCCCTGGACCCGGGCAACACGTACTACGGCTGGGTGCAGAACTTCTCCCGGCTGTACGGCCGCACGCTCACCACCTTCAAGCCGGCCGCCGGCGAGGCGGGCCTGGAGGTCGTTCCCGACCTCGCCGAGTCGCTGGGCGAGCCGAGCGCGGACGCCAAGACCTGGACGTACAAGCTCCGTACGGGCGTCAAGTTCGACGACGGCAGCCCGGTCACGTCCAAGGACGTCAAGTACGCCATCGAGCGCAGCAACTTCGCGCCCGAGGCCCTCTCGAACGGTCCGACCTACTTCAAGGCGTACCTGGAGGGCGGCGAGGCGTACAAGGGTCCCTACAAGGACAAGGCCCCCGAGGGCCTGAAGTCCATCGAGACCCCGGACGACCAGACCATCGTCTTCAAGCTCAACAAGCCGTTCGCGGACATGGACTACCTGGCCTCCTTCTCGCAGACGGCCCCCGTGCCGCAGGCGAAGGACAAGGGCGCCGCGTACGTCCAGCAGATGGCGTCGTCGGGCCCGTACAAGTTCGAGTCCTACGAGGAGGGCCGCGGCGCGACCCTCGTGCGCAACCCGCACTGGGACAAGGCCACCGACCCGATCCGCCCGGCGCTCGCCGACAAGATCACCATCAAGTTCAAGGTCAACCCGACCACGGTCGACCAGAACCTGATGAGCGGCAACATCACGGTGGACGCCGCGGGCACCGGCCTTCAGACGAAGACCCAGCCCAAGGTCCTGACGAACCCGAAGGAGAAGGCGCGTACGGACAACTCGTACGCCGGCGCCACCTCCTACATGGCGCTGTCGACGAAGGTCAAGCCGTTCGACAACCCGGACTGCCGCAAGGCCGTCCAGTACGCGCTCGACAAGTCGTCGGTCCAGGCCGCGCTCGGTGGTGACACCAAGGGTGACGTGGCGAGCACGCTGCTCCCGCCGACGGTCAACGGTTACCAGAAGTTCGACCTGTACCAGACCGAGGGCAACAAGGGCGACGTCACCAAGGCCAAGGCCGCTCTCGCGGACTGCGGTCAGCCGAACGGCTTCACGACCAACCTGACGGCCCGTTCCGACCGCCCCGACGAGGTCCAGATGGCCACCGCCATCCAGGCGTCGCTGAAGAAGGTCGGCATCAACGCCGAGATCAAGCAGTACCCGTCCGGCAAGTACTTCAGCAACTTCGCCGGTGTCCCCAGCTACGTCCACGAGCACAAGCTCGGCATGATGATGATGGCGTGGGGCGCCGACTGGCCGACCGGCTTCGGCTTCCTCGACCAGATCGTCAACGGCTCCGCCATCAAGCCCTCGGGCGGCAACAACCTGATGGAGCTGAACGACCCGGGCGTCAACAAGGCCCTCCAGGACGGTATCGCCGAGACCGACGCCGCCGCCCGTACCAAGGCGTGGGGCGAGGTCGACAAGCTGGTCATGGAGAACGCCTCCGTGGTGCCGCTGGTCTACCGCAAGAACCTGCTGTACCGCCCGGACAACGCGACGAACGTCACCGTGACCCAGGCGTACCTCGGCATGTACGACTACCTGCTGATCGGCTCCACCACCTGA
- a CDS encoding L-serine ammonia-lyase, with product MAISVFDLFSIGIGPSSSHTVGPMRAAALFARRLKNEGVIAHTASVRAELYGSLGATGHGHGTPKAVLLGLAGESPRTVDIESADARVDAIRAEGRISLLGMHEIPFDFDADLVLHRRKALPYHANGMTVSAYDAEGQVLLEKTYYSVGGGFVVDEDAVGEDRIKLDDTVLTYRFRSGDELLRLARETGLSISGLMLENEKAWRTESEIRAGLLEIWEAMRACVNRGMTREGILPGGLKVRRRAANSARQLRAEGNSAAHAMEWITLYAMAVNEENAAGGRVVTAPTNGAAGIIPAVLHYYLNFAAAGHTDAEKDDDIVRFLLAAGAIGMLFKENASISGAEVGCQGEVGSACSMAAGALAEVLGGSPEQVENAAEIGMEHNLGLTCDPVGGLVQIPCIERNGMAAVKAVTAAKMALRGDGSHKVSLDKVIKTMKETGADMSVKYKETARGGLAVNIIEC from the coding sequence GTGGCCATCTCGGTCTTCGACCTGTTCTCGATCGGCATCGGGCCTTCGAGCTCCCACACGGTCGGCCCCATGCGCGCGGCGGCACTCTTCGCGCGGCGGCTGAAGAACGAGGGCGTGATCGCCCACACCGCCTCCGTACGGGCCGAGCTGTACGGCTCGCTCGGCGCCACCGGCCACGGCCACGGGACGCCCAAGGCGGTGCTGCTGGGCCTGGCGGGCGAGTCGCCCCGCACCGTCGACATCGAGTCCGCCGACGCCCGGGTGGACGCCATAAGGGCCGAGGGCCGGATCAGTCTGCTCGGGATGCACGAGATCCCGTTCGACTTCGACGCGGACCTGGTGCTGCACCGGCGCAAGGCGCTGCCGTACCACGCGAACGGCATGACGGTCTCCGCGTACGACGCCGAGGGGCAGGTCCTCCTGGAGAAGACGTACTACTCCGTCGGCGGCGGCTTCGTCGTGGACGAGGACGCCGTGGGCGAGGACCGGATCAAGCTGGACGACACGGTGCTGACGTACCGCTTCCGCAGCGGTGACGAACTGCTGCGGCTGGCCCGGGAGACCGGCCTGTCGATCTCCGGGCTGATGCTGGAGAACGAGAAGGCGTGGCGCACCGAGAGCGAGATCCGGGCCGGGCTGCTGGAGATCTGGGAGGCCATGCGGGCCTGCGTGAACCGGGGCATGACGCGCGAGGGCATCCTGCCCGGCGGCCTCAAGGTCCGCCGCCGCGCGGCCAATTCGGCCCGTCAGCTGCGCGCCGAGGGGAACTCGGCGGCGCACGCGATGGAGTGGATCACCCTCTACGCGATGGCGGTCAACGAGGAGAACGCGGCGGGCGGGCGGGTCGTCACCGCCCCCACCAACGGCGCGGCGGGCATCATCCCGGCCGTGCTGCACTACTACCTGAACTTCGCCGCCGCCGGGCACACGGACGCCGAGAAGGACGACGACATCGTCCGCTTCCTGCTCGCGGCGGGCGCGATCGGCATGCTCTTCAAGGAGAACGCGTCCATCTCGGGCGCCGAGGTCGGCTGCCAGGGCGAGGTCGGCTCGGCCTGCTCGATGGCGGCGGGCGCGCTCGCGGAGGTGCTGGGCGGCAGCCCCGAGCAGGTCGAGAACGCCGCCGAGATCGGCATGGAACACAACCTCGGCCTGACCTGCGACCCGGTCGGCGGCCTCGTACAGATCCCGTGCATCGAGCGCAACGGCATGGCGGCGGTCAAGGCGGTGACGGCGGCGAAGATGGCGCTGCGCGGCGACGGCAGCCACAAGGTGTCCCTGGACAAGGTCATCAAGACGATGAAGGAGACCGGCGCGGACATGTCGGTCAAGTACAAGGAGACCGCCCGGGGCGGGCTCGCGGTGAACATCATCGAGTGCTAG
- a CDS encoding restriction endonuclease, with amino-acid sequence MGEQIDGAIYYNTDHYIVEAKWLGGAVEAERMTNFDGKVRRRRKNALGLFVSINGFSNGGKELFKRGTSFITMDGHDLFCVLEARIRLDDLISAKLLHANRTGDCYFPASEMHI; translated from the coding sequence ATGGGCGAGCAGATCGACGGCGCGATCTACTACAACACCGATCACTACATCGTGGAAGCAAAGTGGCTGGGCGGCGCAGTCGAGGCGGAGCGCATGACAAATTTCGACGGCAAGGTTCGCCGAAGGAGGAAAAACGCCCTGGGCCTGTTCGTGAGCATCAACGGCTTCTCGAACGGCGGAAAGGAACTCTTCAAACGTGGCACATCCTTCATCACCATGGACGGGCACGACCTCTTTTGCGTGCTTGAGGCTCGGATTCGCTTGGACGACCTGATCAGCGCTAAGCTCCTGCACGCCAACCGTACGGGTGACTGCTACTTCCCGGCGTCGGAGATGCACATCTGA
- the glyA gene encoding serine hydroxymethyltransferase, with protein sequence MSSKSLLNSSLHELDPDVAAAVDAELHRQQSTLEMIASENFAPVAVMEAQGSVLTNKYAEGYPGRRYYGGCEHVDVIETIAIDRVKALFGAEHANVQPHSGAQANAAAMFALLKPGDRIMGLNLAHGGHLTHGMKINFSGKLYDVVAYHVDEETGQVDMAEVERLAKESRPKLIVAGWSAYPRQLDFAAFRRIADEVGAYLMVDMAHFAGLVAAGLHPNPVPHAHVVTTTTHKTLGGPRGGVILSTQELAKKINSAVFPGQQGGPLEHVIAAKAVSFKVAAGEEFKERQRRTLDGARILAERLVQDDVTEAGVSVLSGGTDVHLVLVDLRNSELDGRQAEDRLHEIGITVNRNAVPNDPRPPMVTSGLRIGTPALATRGFTTEDFTEVADVIAAALKPEFDRDALAARVTALAAKHPLYPGL encoded by the coding sequence ATGTCTTCGAAGTCGCTCCTCAACTCCTCCCTCCACGAGCTCGACCCCGACGTCGCCGCCGCCGTCGACGCCGAGCTCCACCGCCAGCAGTCGACGCTCGAAATGATCGCGTCGGAGAACTTCGCCCCGGTCGCCGTCATGGAGGCGCAGGGTTCCGTCCTGACCAACAAGTACGCCGAGGGCTACCCGGGCCGCCGCTACTACGGCGGCTGTGAGCACGTCGACGTCATCGAGACGATCGCGATCGACCGGGTCAAGGCGCTGTTCGGCGCGGAGCACGCCAACGTGCAGCCGCACTCGGGCGCGCAGGCCAACGCGGCGGCGATGTTCGCGCTGCTGAAGCCGGGCGACCGGATCATGGGCCTGAACCTGGCGCACGGCGGGCATCTGACCCACGGCATGAAGATCAACTTCTCCGGCAAGCTGTACGACGTGGTCGCCTACCACGTCGACGAGGAGACCGGTCAGGTCGACATGGCCGAGGTGGAGCGGCTGGCCAAGGAGTCGCGGCCGAAGCTCATCGTGGCCGGCTGGTCGGCGTACCCGCGCCAGCTGGACTTCGCGGCGTTCCGCCGGATCGCCGACGAGGTCGGCGCGTACCTGATGGTCGACATGGCGCACTTCGCCGGTCTGGTCGCCGCGGGCCTGCACCCCAACCCGGTGCCGCACGCCCATGTCGTGACCACGACCACGCACAAGACGCTGGGCGGCCCGCGCGGCGGCGTGATCCTCTCCACCCAGGAGCTGGCCAAGAAGATCAACTCCGCGGTCTTCCCCGGCCAGCAGGGCGGTCCGCTGGAGCACGTCATCGCGGCCAAGGCGGTCTCGTTCAAGGTGGCGGCGGGCGAGGAGTTCAAGGAGCGCCAGCGGCGCACCCTGGACGGCGCCCGTATCCTCGCCGAGCGGCTGGTCCAGGACGACGTGACGGAGGCCGGCGTCTCCGTCCTGTCCGGCGGCACGGACGTGCACCTGGTCCTGGTCGACCTGCGGAACTCCGAGCTGGACGGCCGGCAGGCCGAGGACCGGCTGCACGAGATCGGCATCACGGTCAACCGCAACGCCGTCCCGAACGACCCGCGCCCGCCGATGGTCACCTCCGGCCTGCGGATCGGCACCCCGGCGCTGGCCACCCGGGGCTTCACGACCGAGGACTTCACCGAGGTCGCGGACGTCATCGCGGCGGCCCTGAAGCCGGAGTTCGACCGCGACGCCCTGGCGGCGCGGGTCACCGCGCTCGCGGCGAAGCACCCGCTGTACCCCGGCCTGTAG